The Streptomyces kanamyceticus genome window below encodes:
- a CDS encoding outer membrane protein assembly factor BamB family protein: MNPDQLDDTIRDVLNAWTPENPAAPAGIAERVVRRRRRRNVVRATGTVLGLAGVTLGAALTTGALGDDGASRPAAQVSKESKLLWQTQLPAESWDACAIGTEDGDVYCRGEKYDAIGVDGRTGKVDWRRKAKGGHSGSTPAGTFPGARDGVVYTYADHDPGASTAGTDLVALDAGTRRVLWKHELADDSRGGTSAVLFDGGVLANTPSFKRVAALDGRTGRTLWTYKWTQADCDRAVIGGVPYLTCSPDSEKAPQRSAVVRLDPKTGRPEQVASVKGPTMKIGTDGDAVLLAGPADGKAPTGEPGPATLIRVDTGSGKVTRHRMDRLAMGTVADGRILGVGRDGNAVAYSADNGKRLWSTAAGLTLREDPRDSTMRELPSAAAVDLTSRVAYFLDPSGHLVGLDLDSGDVRWRGKVSLPKSPMRAGIAPELMSEGRSLVGQAGGELFRIEPRLSDGG; the protein is encoded by the coding sequence CCCCCGAGAACCCCGCCGCTCCCGCGGGCATCGCCGAGCGCGTCGTACGCCGCCGCCGACGGCGCAACGTCGTCCGCGCGACGGGCACCGTGCTCGGCCTCGCGGGCGTCACCCTGGGCGCCGCCCTCACCACCGGTGCGCTCGGCGACGACGGGGCCTCGCGCCCGGCCGCACAGGTGAGCAAGGAGAGCAAGCTGCTCTGGCAGACCCAGCTGCCCGCCGAGTCCTGGGACGCCTGTGCCATCGGTACCGAGGACGGTGACGTGTACTGCCGGGGCGAGAAGTACGACGCCATCGGCGTGGACGGCCGCACCGGAAAGGTCGACTGGCGGCGGAAGGCCAAGGGCGGCCACAGCGGCAGCACCCCGGCGGGAACGTTCCCCGGTGCCAGGGACGGGGTGGTGTACACCTACGCCGATCACGATCCGGGGGCATCCACGGCGGGCACCGACCTCGTCGCCCTCGACGCCGGTACGCGGCGGGTGCTGTGGAAGCACGAACTGGCCGACGACAGCCGGGGCGGCACCTCCGCCGTCCTGTTCGACGGCGGTGTCCTCGCCAACACACCCTCCTTCAAGCGCGTGGCCGCGCTGGACGGCAGGACGGGCCGGACGCTGTGGACGTACAAGTGGACGCAGGCCGATTGCGACCGGGCCGTGATCGGCGGCGTCCCGTATCTGACGTGCTCCCCGGACAGCGAGAAGGCACCGCAGCGGAGCGCCGTCGTCCGCCTCGACCCGAAGACGGGCAGGCCGGAGCAGGTGGCCTCCGTCAAGGGGCCCACCATGAAGATCGGTACGGACGGGGACGCCGTGCTGCTGGCGGGTCCGGCCGACGGGAAGGCGCCCACCGGCGAGCCGGGCCCCGCCACCCTGATCCGCGTCGACACCGGATCCGGCAAGGTGACGCGCCACCGGATGGACCGGCTGGCCATGGGCACGGTCGCGGACGGCCGCATCCTGGGCGTCGGCAGGGACGGCAACGCCGTCGCGTACTCCGCCGACAACGGCAAGCGGCTGTGGTCGACGGCCGCGGGTCTCACGCTCCGCGAGGACCCGCGCGACTCCACGATGCGGGAACTGCCCTCCGCGGCCGCGGTGGACCTCACGAGCCGGGTGGCGTACTTCCTCGACCCGTCGGGCCACCTGGTGGGCCTCGACCTGGACAGCGGCGACGTGCGCTGGCGCGGCAAGGTCTCGTTGCCGAAGAGCCCGATGCGGGCCGGGATCGCACCCGAACTCATGAGCGAGGGCCGGAGCCTCGTCGGCCAGGCCGGCGGCGAACTCTTCAGGATCGAGCCGCGGCTGTCCGACGGGGGCTGA
- a CDS encoding DUF6629 family protein, with amino-acid sequence MCWSATADLVAGAGITAVGVASVALAARRPRDLPLAALPVLLGVHQIIEAAVWHHDGGTGPATVAWAVIALPLLALWVPAAVLCAAPPGARRRLLVPLVVGCATAAALAHALVTRTVTAEIRGHTVGYSLGLPRAELVVAGYLFATIGSLLLSDDRGLVLFGVLVAVGAAVTFVLWRQEYISTWCASAAVCSVVLLLWVKRRRPAAPRRPGPRTS; translated from the coding sequence ATGTGCTGGAGCGCTACCGCCGACCTCGTCGCGGGCGCGGGCATCACGGCGGTGGGGGTCGCCTCGGTGGCCCTGGCGGCCCGACGCCCCCGTGACCTGCCGCTGGCCGCGCTGCCCGTTCTTCTGGGGGTCCACCAGATCATCGAGGCCGCGGTCTGGCACCACGACGGCGGCACCGGGCCCGCCACGGTCGCCTGGGCCGTCATCGCGCTGCCGCTCCTGGCGCTGTGGGTACCGGCGGCCGTGCTGTGCGCCGCGCCGCCGGGGGCCCGCCGCCGTCTGCTCGTGCCTCTCGTGGTGGGCTGCGCGACGGCGGCCGCGCTCGCGCACGCGCTGGTGACCCGCACCGTGACCGCCGAGATCCGCGGGCACACGGTCGGGTACTCCCTGGGGCTGCCGCGGGCGGAGCTGGTCGTCGCGGGCTACCTCTTCGCCACCATCGGCTCCCTCCTCCTCTCCGACGACCGCGGCCTCGTCCTGTTCGGCGTCCTGGTCGCCGTCGGGGCCGCGGTGACCTTCGTGCTGTGGCGCCAGGAGTACATCTCGACGTGGTGCGCGTCCGCCGCGGTGTGCTCCGTGGTCCTGCTGCTGTGGGTCAAGCGGCGGCGCCCGGCCGCTCCCCGGCGGCCGGGCCCACGTACATCGTGA
- a CDS encoding M1 family metallopeptidase, whose amino-acid sequence MSTYRTPRRRARLALAAAITAAAALTAPVSQAASAPSPAPSSPVQKPSPGAPGLGDPMFPLDGNGGYRIDRYYLDFDWQAPKTPFGATTTIKAHATQALSRFNLDFGGNTLRSVTVNGAPADTSRSGDELTVTPKSPLAKGSSFTVKVVYTADPTQTRHRDDAIEDYGWIPTPDGTVVYPQPNGARLIFPGSDHPSQRAPITFRITTPGDRTAVANGRLVSRAERPDGRVRWTYDSEQPLSTQLVQLAVGKFKVVESQGPGGLPLRDVVPDALVELTAAYRGLTPDHLKWLQERLGPYPFNRYGILVGDTDLGVALETQTLSLVPKADLLGTKVDAERNMVHELTHQWFGDSVALKSWSDLWVSEGHARFYDRLYSEEHGGENFEALMKAAYKAHDQWRRDYGAPAEPTEPNLFKRMRYDGSALVLYALREQVGDATFQKIERAWVSGFKGRTAGTQDFIDLASKVAGQDLDGFLRPWLYGPKTPPMPGHPDWVVDPAT is encoded by the coding sequence ATGAGCACGTACCGGACACCACGCCGCAGAGCACGGCTCGCCCTCGCGGCCGCGATCACCGCGGCGGCCGCCCTCACCGCACCGGTCTCGCAGGCCGCGTCCGCACCCTCACCCGCACCCTCATCACCCGTTCAGAAGCCCTCGCCCGGGGCGCCCGGCCTCGGCGACCCGATGTTTCCGCTCGACGGGAACGGCGGGTACCGGATCGACCGCTACTACCTGGACTTCGACTGGCAGGCGCCGAAGACCCCGTTCGGGGCGACGACGACGATCAAGGCGCACGCCACCCAGGCACTCTCCCGCTTCAACCTCGACTTCGGCGGCAACACCCTGCGCTCCGTGACGGTGAACGGCGCGCCCGCCGACACGTCGCGCTCCGGCGACGAACTGACCGTCACCCCCAAGTCCCCGCTGGCCAAGGGCAGTTCCTTCACCGTCAAGGTCGTGTACACCGCCGACCCGACGCAGACCAGGCACCGCGACGACGCGATCGAGGACTACGGCTGGATCCCCACGCCCGACGGCACCGTGGTCTATCCGCAGCCCAACGGCGCCCGGCTGATCTTCCCCGGGAGCGACCACCCGAGCCAGCGCGCGCCGATCACCTTCCGGATCACCACCCCGGGCGACCGCACGGCCGTCGCCAACGGCAGGCTCGTCTCGCGCGCCGAGCGCCCCGACGGCCGCGTCCGCTGGACGTACGACTCCGAGCAGCCGCTCTCGACCCAGCTGGTGCAGCTCGCCGTCGGCAAGTTCAAGGTGGTCGAGAGCCAGGGGCCCGGCGGTCTGCCGCTGCGCGACGTCGTCCCCGACGCGCTGGTCGAGCTGACGGCCGCGTACCGAGGGCTCACCCCCGACCATCTGAAGTGGCTCCAGGAGCGGCTCGGCCCCTACCCCTTCAATCGCTACGGCATCCTCGTCGGCGACACCGACCTCGGTGTCGCCCTGGAGACGCAGACGCTGTCCCTCGTCCCGAAGGCCGATCTCCTCGGCACGAAGGTCGACGCCGAGCGGAACATGGTGCACGAGCTGACCCACCAGTGGTTCGGCGACAGCGTGGCGCTCAAGAGCTGGTCCGACCTGTGGGTGAGCGAGGGGCACGCCCGCTTCTACGACCGGCTGTACTCCGAGGAGCACGGCGGCGAGAACTTCGAGGCCCTCATGAAGGCCGCCTACAAGGCGCACGACCAGTGGCGCCGCGACTACGGCGCCCCCGCGGAGCCGACCGAGCCGAACCTCTTCAAGCGCATGCGGTACGACGGTTCCGCGCTGGTCCTCTACGCCCTGCGCGAGCAGGTCGGCGACGCCACGTTCCAGAAGATCGAACGCGCGTGGGTCAGCGGCTTCAAGGGCCGCACGGCGGGCACCCAGGACTTCATCGACCTGGCGTCGAAGGTCGCGGGCCAGGACCTCGATGGGTTCCTGCGGCCGTGGCTGTACGGCCCGAAGACGCCGCCGATGCCGGGGCATCCGGACTGGGTGGTGGACCCTGCCACGTGA
- a CDS encoding SCO1431 family membrane protein, translating to MTATSATAVHAKARTGGPKEDGPNVLEHLAGWTLVVVLAMLVTQAGLL from the coding sequence ATGACCGCGACCTCTGCCACCGCCGTCCACGCCAAGGCCCGCACCGGCGGCCCCAAGGAAGACGGACCGAACGTCCTGGAGCACCTCGCGGGCTGGACCCTCGTCGTCGTCCTCGCGATGCTCGTCACGCAGGCCGGTCTGCTGTGA
- a CDS encoding DUF6114 domain-containing protein: protein MLLTGGGRAGVRPFRRDGGGWLDRRLPWPEQRRVLRGWRRTRPFWGGLLLILGGAELLLVPLSPLTVLVSLGLGGIAALGIGIALVVAGLFLWLLPHTHHYVSVNALILSVLSFAATNLGGFLVGMLLGIAGSAMAFGWSPVPEGTEEDPDRPKVRDGQGTRTLAVLLPVLIVAGIMNGNPAKAAPPSGAEVVAPRVPPTVTTTLFAPQGFLLAGVREIPTADGPLKVMVLRMKAASLTDYKLTTRDGKEELALGADTLELSGDVTLYLTKFKGCLEGILCLTFTPDKLPVPPVVPPFVFMTDVSAEQALVTSDLIVAGGLTLKASA, encoded by the coding sequence GTGCTTCTGACCGGTGGCGGCAGAGCCGGTGTCAGGCCGTTCCGGCGGGACGGCGGCGGCTGGCTCGACCGGCGCCTGCCGTGGCCCGAGCAACGCCGGGTGCTGCGCGGATGGCGGCGCACCCGGCCGTTCTGGGGCGGCCTGCTGCTGATCCTGGGCGGCGCCGAACTCCTGCTCGTACCGCTGTCGCCGCTGACCGTCCTGGTCAGCCTGGGGCTCGGCGGGATCGCGGCGCTCGGCATCGGCATCGCCCTTGTCGTGGCCGGGCTCTTCCTGTGGCTGCTGCCGCACACCCATCACTACGTGAGCGTCAACGCCCTGATCCTGTCGGTGCTTTCCTTCGCGGCCACCAATCTCGGCGGCTTCCTGGTCGGCATGCTCCTCGGCATCGCGGGCAGCGCCATGGCGTTCGGCTGGAGTCCCGTGCCCGAGGGCACGGAGGAGGATCCGGACCGGCCCAAGGTGCGGGACGGGCAGGGCACGCGGACCCTGGCCGTACTCCTTCCCGTACTGATCGTCGCCGGGATCATGAACGGGAACCCGGCGAAGGCCGCGCCGCCCTCGGGCGCGGAGGTCGTGGCGCCGCGGGTGCCGCCGACCGTGACCACGACGCTCTTCGCGCCACAGGGCTTCCTGCTTGCGGGCGTGCGCGAGATCCCCACCGCGGACGGGCCGTTGAAGGTCATGGTGCTGCGGATGAAGGCCGCCTCACTCACGGACTACAAGCTGACGACGCGCGACGGCAAGGAGGAACTCGCCCTGGGCGCCGACACCTTGGAGCTGAGCGGCGACGTCACGCTGTACCTCACCAAGTTCAAGGGGTGCCTCGAAGGCATCCTCTGTCTGACCTTCACGCCCGACAAGCTGCCGGTGCCGCCCGTCGTGCCGCCGTTCGTCTTCATGACGGACGTCAGCGCCGAACAGGCTCTGGTCACATCGGACTTGATCGTGGCGGGTGGTCTGACTCTGAAGGCTTCGGCATGA
- a CDS encoding DUF6230 family protein, with translation MSAARNALREGRTNWKKTAVVALPAVLAVGVMANVMAEGALAASFAVSGTSFQVSSGKLTSQGLSSYVQTDRDVDGKGHPVALLGIGDATLSDICQAAEVKTPVGTVVFKLTAGGDAGKVTASNLVIDGEDLVGDARFGTAEIGRDASTLDEVPGIKGERGKFGLQAGDIEVAGVKSHAWSATGGNFRLKGMRVDVSIGGKKCF, from the coding sequence GTGAGCGCAGCACGCAACGCGTTACGCGAGGGCAGAACCAACTGGAAGAAGACGGCCGTGGTGGCGCTGCCCGCCGTGCTGGCCGTCGGGGTCATGGCCAATGTGATGGCCGAGGGCGCGCTCGCCGCGTCCTTCGCCGTCTCCGGGACGAGTTTCCAGGTGTCGTCGGGCAAGCTGACCAGCCAGGGCCTGTCCTCGTACGTACAGACCGACCGGGACGTCGACGGCAAGGGGCACCCGGTGGCGCTCCTCGGGATCGGCGACGCCACGCTCTCCGACATCTGCCAGGCGGCCGAGGTCAAGACGCCCGTCGGCACCGTGGTGTTCAAGCTGACCGCGGGCGGCGACGCGGGAAAGGTCACCGCGAGCAACCTCGTCATCGACGGGGAGGACCTGGTGGGCGACGCCCGCTTCGGCACCGCGGAGATCGGCAGGGACGCCTCCACCCTCGACGAGGTGCCCGGAATCAAGGGCGAGCGCGGCAAGTTCGGGCTGCAGGCCGGGGACATCGAGGTCGCCGGGGTGAAGTCACACGCCTGGTCGGCGACCGGCGGGAACTTCCGGCTCAAGGGCATGAGGGTCGATGTCAGCATCGGCGGCAAGAAGTGCTTCTGA
- a CDS encoding TetR/AcrR family transcriptional regulator, with translation MNNSQQRGTDRSAARRAELIAIGRKLFADTSYDALSMDDIAKQAGVAKGLIYYYFKSKRGYYLAIIEDSVADLVARAGRHDDLPPVDRVHRTIDGYLRYAEHHQAAYRTIISGGVGFDAEVHAIRDGVREAMIGAIAEGAYGRTDIPRLARTALLGWLCSVEGITLDWIGHQGLARETVCDLLVRTLGDTLRVIEDFEPSYPAPARP, from the coding sequence TTGAATAATAGTCAACAGCGCGGCACCGACCGCTCCGCGGCACGCCGCGCCGAACTCATCGCCATCGGCCGGAAGTTGTTCGCCGACACGTCCTACGACGCCCTGTCGATGGACGACATCGCGAAGCAGGCGGGCGTCGCCAAAGGGCTGATCTACTACTACTTCAAGTCCAAGCGCGGCTATTACCTCGCGATCATCGAGGACTCCGTCGCCGATCTCGTCGCGCGCGCCGGACGCCATGACGACCTGCCGCCCGTGGACCGCGTGCACCGCACCATCGACGGCTACCTGCGCTACGCCGAGCACCACCAGGCCGCGTACCGCACGATCATCAGCGGCGGCGTCGGCTTCGACGCGGAGGTGCACGCCATACGGGACGGGGTGCGCGAGGCGATGATCGGCGCGATCGCCGAAGGGGCGTACGGCCGCACGGACATACCGCGCCTCGCGCGCACCGCGCTGCTCGGTTGGCTGTGCAGCGTCGAGGGCATCACGCTCGACTGGATCGGCCACCAGGGCCTGGCGCGCGAGACGGTCTGCGACCTCCTCGTGCGGACCCTCGGCGACACGCTGCGCGTGATCGAGGACTTCGAGCCGTCGTACCCCGCACCCGCCCGCCCGTGA
- a CDS encoding glycoside hydrolase family 18 protein: MLRPHTPRASFRALIATACCAVLGAGLLAGAGSAAAEQDKGTPTKAAAGSKVVGYFTEWGVYDRNYHVKNVDTSGSADKLTHINYAFGNVQGGKCTMGDAYAATDKAYTADQSVDGVADTWDQDLRGNFNQLRKLKKKHPDLKVLWSFGGWTWSGGFTEAAKNPAAFAQSCYDLVENSKWADVFDGIDIDWEYPNACGLTCDTSGREAYKSLMSAVRSKFGANNLVTAAIPADAETGGKIDAADYAGAAQYVDWYNPMTYDYFGAWDAKGPTAPHSPLTSYSGIPKESWNSEGTIKKLKGLGVPAEKLLLGIGFYGRGWTGVTQKEPGGTATGPAAGKYEQGIDDYKELKTKCPANGTVGGTAYAHCGNNWWSYDTPATIAGKMDYKNQQGLGGTFFWELSGDTSNGELIKAIN, from the coding sequence ATGCTCAGACCGCACACCCCCCGCGCCTCCTTCCGGGCGCTCATCGCCACCGCCTGTTGCGCCGTACTCGGCGCGGGCCTGCTGGCCGGCGCGGGCAGCGCCGCCGCCGAGCAGGACAAGGGCACCCCCACGAAGGCGGCCGCCGGTTCCAAGGTCGTCGGCTACTTCACCGAATGGGGCGTCTACGACCGGAACTACCACGTCAAGAACGTCGACACCTCCGGCTCCGCCGACAAGCTCACGCACATCAACTACGCCTTCGGCAACGTCCAGGGCGGCAAGTGCACGATGGGCGACGCCTACGCGGCCACCGACAAGGCGTACACCGCGGACCAGTCCGTGGACGGCGTCGCCGACACCTGGGACCAGGACCTGCGCGGCAACTTCAACCAGCTGCGCAAGCTGAAGAAGAAGCACCCCGACCTCAAGGTCCTCTGGTCCTTCGGCGGTTGGACCTGGTCGGGCGGCTTCACCGAGGCCGCCAAGAACCCGGCGGCGTTCGCCCAGTCCTGCTACGACCTGGTCGAGAACTCCAAGTGGGCCGATGTCTTCGACGGCATCGACATCGACTGGGAGTACCCGAACGCCTGTGGTCTGACCTGTGACACCAGCGGGCGCGAGGCGTACAAGAGCCTGATGTCCGCCGTGCGTTCGAAGTTCGGCGCGAACAACCTGGTGACCGCGGCGATCCCGGCGGACGCCGAGACCGGCGGCAAGATCGACGCCGCCGACTACGCGGGCGCCGCGCAGTACGTCGACTGGTACAACCCCATGACGTACGACTACTTCGGCGCCTGGGACGCGAAGGGTCCGACCGCCCCGCACTCGCCGCTCACCTCCTACAGCGGCATCCCCAAGGAGTCCTGGAACTCCGAGGGCACCATAAAGAAGCTGAAGGGCCTCGGCGTTCCCGCCGAGAAGCTGCTGCTCGGCATCGGCTTCTACGGCCGCGGCTGGACGGGCGTCACGCAGAAGGAGCCCGGCGGCACCGCGACGGGCCCGGCGGCGGGCAAGTACGAGCAGGGCATCGACGACTACAAGGAACTCAAGACCAAGTGCCCGGCCAACGGCACGGTCGGCGGGACCGCGTACGCGCACTGCGGGAACAACTGGTGGAGCTACGACACCCCGGCGACCATCGCGGGGAAGATGGACTACAAGAACCAGCAGGGACTCGGCGGCACGTTCTTCTGGGAGCTCAGCGGCGACACGTCCAACGGTGAGCTGATCAAGGCCATCAACTGA
- a CDS encoding acyl-CoA dehydrogenase family protein, which produces MPDHAPQPVDRQLPTDEARDLLSLVRDIVQREIAPRAAEEEEAGRFPREVFTLLSESGLLGLPYAAEFGGGDQPYEVYLQVLEELAAARLTVGLGVSVHSLSCHALAGYGTKEQRAEHLPDMLGGGLLGAYCLSEPASGSDAASLRTKAVREGDDWVITGTKAWITHGGVADFYTVLARTGGEGARGVTAFLVPGDADGLNAAVPEKKMGMKGSPTAQINFDGVRVSGSRRIGDEGQGFAIALSALDSGRLGIAACAIGVAQAALDEAVSYATERRQFGRPIADFQGLRFMLADMATQIEAGRALYLAAARLRDAGRPFSKQAAMAKLLCTDAAMKVTTDAVQVLGGYGYTADFPVERFMREAKVLQIVEGTNQIQRMVIARHLAGPDSR; this is translated from the coding sequence ATGCCCGACCACGCCCCGCAGCCGGTGGATCGTCAGCTGCCCACGGATGAGGCCAGGGATCTGCTCTCGCTCGTCCGGGACATCGTCCAGCGCGAGATCGCGCCGCGGGCCGCCGAGGAAGAGGAGGCCGGACGCTTCCCGCGCGAGGTCTTCACCCTGCTGTCCGAATCGGGCCTGCTCGGACTGCCGTACGCCGCCGAATTCGGCGGGGGTGACCAGCCCTACGAGGTCTACCTCCAGGTCCTCGAAGAGCTCGCGGCCGCCCGCCTGACCGTCGGCCTCGGCGTCAGCGTGCACTCCCTGTCCTGCCACGCGCTCGCCGGGTACGGCACCAAGGAACAGCGGGCCGAGCACCTGCCCGACATGCTCGGCGGCGGCCTCCTCGGCGCGTACTGCCTCTCCGAGCCCGCGTCGGGATCCGACGCCGCGTCCCTGCGCACCAAGGCCGTCCGCGAGGGCGACGACTGGGTCATCACCGGCACCAAGGCCTGGATCACGCACGGCGGCGTCGCCGACTTCTACACCGTCCTGGCCCGCACCGGCGGCGAGGGCGCCAGGGGCGTCACGGCCTTCCTGGTGCCGGGTGACGCCGATGGCCTGAACGCGGCGGTGCCCGAGAAGAAGATGGGCATGAAGGGCTCGCCCACCGCGCAGATCAACTTCGACGGCGTGCGCGTCTCCGGCTCCCGCCGCATCGGCGACGAGGGGCAGGGCTTCGCCATCGCGCTCTCCGCGCTCGACTCGGGGCGGCTCGGCATCGCGGCCTGCGCGATCGGGGTGGCCCAGGCGGCGCTCGACGAGGCGGTGTCGTACGCCACGGAGCGGCGGCAGTTCGGGCGGCCGATCGCGGACTTCCAGGGCCTTCGGTTCATGCTCGCGGACATGGCGACGCAGATCGAGGCGGGCCGGGCGCTGTACCTGGCCGCGGCCAGGCTGCGCGACGCGGGCAGGCCGTTCTCCAAGCAGGCGGCCATGGCGAAGCTCCTGTGCACGGACGCCGCGATGAAGGTGACCACCGACGCCGTACAGGTGCTCGGGGGCTACGGCTACACCGCGGACTTCCCCGTGGAGCGCTTCATGCGCGAGGCCAAGGTGCTGCAGATCGTCGAGGGCACCAATCAGATCCAGCGCATGGTCATCGCCCGTCACCTCGCGGGTCCCGACTCGCGCTGA
- a CDS encoding phosphotransferase family protein has protein sequence MATAPRPRTTTREPEELARRLTAWLGHRLPGAKAVDVTVPESNGMSSETLLFSVEHPEPPFASCALRVAADPAAYTIFPVYDMPRQYRTMRLIAEHTDLPVPRVLWLEEDPGPLGAPFFVMERVEGRVPPDVMPYTYEGSWLHSATDAERAHLEEESVRVIAHLHDQVPLSEAQFLATPGEGSPLRRHVESQRAYYEWVVSGLPRSPLIESAFDRIEEMWPDDEGDPVLNWGDARIGNIIYAGFDPAAVLDWEMAALAPREVDIGWTVYLHRFFQDLTVSFGQPGLPDFLRRDRVEEAYARQTGHTPRAMDFYTLYAALRHAVVMLRVAYRQVHFGEAAVPGTAEEADMLILHHASLAAMVQGSYW, from the coding sequence ATGGCCACGGCACCCCGCCCCCGCACCACCACGCGCGAACCGGAAGAACTCGCCCGCCGACTGACCGCCTGGCTCGGCCACCGCCTGCCCGGCGCGAAGGCGGTCGACGTCACCGTCCCCGAGTCCAACGGCATGTCCAGCGAGACCCTGCTCTTCTCCGTCGAGCACCCCGAACCGCCCTTCGCCTCCTGCGCGTTGCGCGTGGCGGCCGACCCGGCGGCGTACACGATCTTCCCCGTCTACGACATGCCGCGCCAGTACCGCACGATGCGACTCATCGCCGAGCACACCGACCTGCCGGTGCCGCGCGTGCTCTGGCTCGAAGAAGACCCGGGGCCGCTCGGCGCGCCGTTCTTCGTCATGGAGCGCGTCGAGGGCCGCGTCCCGCCGGACGTCATGCCCTATACGTACGAGGGGAGTTGGCTGCACTCCGCGACCGACGCCGAGCGTGCCCACCTGGAGGAGGAGTCGGTCCGCGTCATCGCGCACCTCCACGACCAAGTCCCGCTCTCCGAGGCGCAGTTCCTCGCCACCCCCGGTGAGGGCAGCCCGCTGCGCCGCCACGTCGAGTCCCAACGCGCCTACTACGAATGGGTGGTGAGCGGACTGCCCCGCTCACCGCTCATCGAGAGCGCCTTCGACCGCATCGAGGAGATGTGGCCGGACGACGAGGGTGACCCCGTGCTCAACTGGGGCGACGCGCGCATCGGGAACATCATCTACGCGGGCTTCGACCCCGCGGCCGTCCTCGACTGGGAGATGGCGGCGCTCGCCCCGCGCGAGGTCGACATCGGCTGGACCGTCTATCTGCACCGTTTCTTCCAGGACTTGACGGTGAGTTTCGGCCAGCCGGGCCTGCCGGACTTCCTGCGCCGCGACCGCGTCGAGGAGGCCTACGCGCGACAGACCGGGCACACGCCCCGCGCCATGGACTTCTACACGCTGTACGCGGCGCTGCGGCACGCCGTCGTGATGCTGCGCGTCGCCTACCGCCAAGTGCACTTCGGCGAGGCCGCGGTGCCGGGGACCGCCGAGGAGGCGGACATGCTGATCCTGCACCACGCCAGCCTCGCGGCCATGGTGCAGGGCAGCTACTGGTGA
- a CDS encoding Lrp/AsnC family transcriptional regulator: MEELDRQIVQLLVKDGRMSYTDLGKATGLSTSAVHQRVRRLEQRGVIRGYAAVVDPEAVGLPLTAFISVKPFDPSAPDDIAERLAGVPEIEACHSVAGDENYILKVRVATPLELEHLLSRLRALAGVSTRTTVVLSTPYEARPPQV, translated from the coding sequence ATGGAGGAGCTGGACCGACAGATCGTGCAGCTGCTCGTCAAGGACGGGCGGATGAGCTACACCGACCTGGGCAAGGCCACGGGCCTGTCCACATCGGCAGTGCACCAGCGGGTGCGCCGTCTCGAGCAGCGCGGCGTCATCCGCGGCTATGCGGCGGTCGTCGACCCCGAGGCCGTCGGGCTGCCGCTCACGGCGTTCATCTCGGTGAAGCCGTTCGACCCCAGCGCCCCCGACGACATCGCCGAACGCCTCGCGGGCGTCCCGGAGATCGAGGCGTGCCACAGCGTCGCGGGCGACGAGAACTACATCCTCAAGGTGCGCGTCGCCACCCCGCTGGAGCTGGAGCACCTGCTGAGCAGGCTGCGCGCCCTGGCGGGCGTCTCCACGCGGACGACGGTGGTCCTCTCCACCCCGTACGAGGCGCGGCCCCCGCAGGTCTGA